Proteins from a single region of Catenulispora acidiphila DSM 44928:
- a CDS encoding DinB family protein: MTDERANLLRYLQQQRGHVLGALEGLDEETLRRPILPSGWNCLALVSHLTYDDEQFWFRGVIAQDEEVIAAVERREPNGWKRDADLPSEEVFARYRAEAALADAVLGECDLDAAPTWWPEYVFGTWRLESVRQIVLHHITETATHAGQLDVVRELIDGSQWVIQD, encoded by the coding sequence ATGACCGACGAGCGCGCGAACCTCCTCCGGTACCTGCAACAGCAGCGCGGCCATGTCCTCGGCGCCCTGGAGGGTCTGGACGAGGAGACGCTGCGGCGCCCGATCCTGCCCTCCGGCTGGAACTGCCTGGCGTTGGTGAGCCACCTGACCTATGACGACGAGCAGTTCTGGTTCCGGGGCGTCATCGCGCAGGACGAGGAGGTCATCGCCGCCGTGGAGCGCCGGGAGCCGAACGGCTGGAAGCGCGACGCGGACCTGCCGTCCGAGGAGGTCTTCGCGCGCTACCGCGCCGAGGCCGCACTCGCCGATGCCGTGCTGGGCGAGTGCGACCTGGACGCCGCGCCGACGTGGTGGCCGGAGTACGTGTTCGGTACGTGGCGGCTGGAGTCGGTGCGGCAGATCGTGCTGCACCACATCACCGAGACCGCCACGCACGCCGGTCAGCTGGACGTGGTCCGCGAGCTGATCGACGGCTCGCAGTGGGTCATTCAGGACTGA
- a CDS encoding metal ABC transporter solute-binding protein, Zn/Mn family: protein MAGGIAALAVGAALTAGCSTKPATAPVGASAPGGATTKIAVVAAENFWGSIALQLGGTHVTAASIISNPDTDPHSYEATPNDAKLIARARLFIQNGIGYDTSWAPKLVSANPASGRDVLTVGDVVGLKDGDNPHQWYSHDSVDKVIDAITAEYKKLDPADAAYFDTQKQTFETTTLAPYNQLESDIKATYAGTPIGASESIVSPLADTLGLKMATPYSFLKDISEGNDPSVADKTAIDSQIKGKQIKVYVYNSQNSTPDIAAQVAEAKAAGIPVTTVTETLAPAGATFQDWMVAELQGLKSALAQATGH, encoded by the coding sequence GTGGCCGGTGGGATCGCGGCGCTCGCGGTGGGGGCGGCGCTGACCGCGGGCTGTTCGACCAAGCCGGCGACCGCTCCGGTCGGGGCGAGCGCCCCGGGCGGAGCGACCACGAAGATCGCAGTCGTCGCCGCGGAGAACTTCTGGGGCTCGATCGCCTTGCAACTCGGCGGGACGCACGTCACCGCGGCGTCGATCATCTCCAACCCGGACACCGACCCGCACTCCTACGAGGCGACCCCCAACGACGCCAAGCTCATCGCCCGCGCGCGGCTGTTCATCCAGAACGGCATCGGCTACGACACCTCCTGGGCGCCCAAACTGGTCTCCGCCAACCCCGCCTCCGGCCGCGACGTCCTGACCGTCGGCGACGTCGTCGGCCTCAAGGACGGCGACAACCCGCACCAGTGGTACTCCCACGACAGCGTCGACAAGGTCATCGACGCGATCACCGCCGAGTACAAGAAACTCGACCCCGCCGACGCCGCCTACTTCGACACCCAGAAGCAGACCTTCGAGACCACCACGCTGGCGCCCTACAACCAGCTGGAGTCCGACATCAAGGCGACGTACGCCGGGACCCCCATCGGCGCCTCCGAATCGATCGTCTCCCCGCTGGCCGACACCCTCGGGCTGAAGATGGCGACGCCGTACTCCTTCCTGAAGGACATCTCCGAGGGCAACGATCCCTCGGTCGCTGACAAGACCGCGATCGACAGCCAGATCAAGGGCAAGCAGATCAAGGTCTACGTCTACAACTCCCAGAACTCCACTCCTGACATCGCCGCGCAGGTCGCCGAGGCCAAGGCCGCCGGCATCCCGGTGACGACCGTGACCGAGACGCTGGCACCGGCAGGAGCCACCTTCCAGGACTGGATGGTCGCCGAGCTTCAAGGGCTGAAGTCGGCGCTGGCACAGGCGACAGGGCACTGA
- a CDS encoding metal ABC transporter ATP-binding protein has product MAVDTDSEAAVGAVAAVAAGAAVAAGAHPAGAATLDSTDRRCNAGNDPVAVVELIGASAAVAGRTLWGGVNLTVECGEFVAVLGPNGVGKSTLIKVLLGVLPAAAGEVRVLGRRPGAAGAQIGYLPQRRSFDASLRIRGVDVVRLGLDGDRWGIPLPGTRRFNARRRAEQDRVEEVIDLVGASAYAHRAIGECSGGEQQRLLIAQALVRRPRLLVLDEPLDSLDLPNQASVAALIGRISRSEDVAVVMVAHDVNPILPYLDRVVYLADGGAASGTPEEVITTETLSNLFGTPVEVLRASDGRLVVVGGPEAPVLHSDRHTAAAVAAPPAPIAAQRLAGRRPNGSEADRAH; this is encoded by the coding sequence ATGGCAGTGGACACGGATTCTGAGGCGGCGGTCGGGGCAGTCGCTGCGGTCGCGGCGGGTGCGGCAGTCGCTGCGGGCGCACATCCCGCAGGCGCCGCAACGCTCGACAGCACGGACCGCCGGTGCAATGCGGGCAACGACCCGGTGGCGGTCGTGGAGCTCATCGGCGCCTCAGCCGCGGTGGCGGGGCGCACCCTGTGGGGCGGCGTCAACCTGACTGTCGAGTGCGGCGAGTTCGTGGCCGTCCTAGGTCCGAACGGCGTCGGAAAGTCCACGCTCATCAAGGTTCTGCTCGGCGTCCTGCCCGCCGCCGCCGGCGAGGTGCGCGTCCTGGGCCGGCGTCCCGGAGCCGCCGGCGCGCAGATCGGCTACCTGCCGCAACGCCGCTCCTTCGACGCCTCCTTGCGCATCCGCGGCGTCGACGTCGTCCGCCTCGGCCTGGACGGCGACCGCTGGGGCATCCCGCTTCCCGGAACCCGCCGCTTCAACGCCCGCCGCCGCGCCGAACAGGACCGCGTCGAGGAGGTCATCGACCTGGTCGGCGCCTCCGCCTACGCGCACCGGGCGATCGGCGAGTGCTCCGGCGGCGAACAGCAGCGCCTGCTCATCGCGCAGGCTCTGGTCCGCCGTCCCCGGCTGCTGGTCCTGGACGAGCCGCTGGACTCCCTGGACCTGCCGAATCAGGCCTCTGTCGCGGCGCTCATCGGGCGGATCTCGCGTTCGGAGGACGTCGCCGTGGTGATGGTCGCGCACGACGTGAACCCGATCCTGCCCTACCTCGACCGGGTCGTGTACCTGGCCGACGGCGGCGCGGCCTCCGGCACTCCGGAGGAGGTCATCACCACCGAGACGCTGTCGAACCTGTTCGGCACGCCGGTCGAGGTGCTGCGCGCCTCCGACGGCCGGCTCGTCGTGGTCGGCGGTCCCGAGGCTCCGGTTCTACACTCCGACCGACACACCGCTGCCGCTGTCGCTGCCCCTCCCGCTCCCATTGCCGCTCAGCGCCTCGCCGGCCGCCGCCCGAACGGCTCGGAGGCCGATCGTGCCCACTGA
- a CDS encoding metal ABC transporter permease, which produces MPTDSGLSWNPVTDIDQMWQLDSMVSAYRAGTIVAVLAAVVGWFMVLRRQTFAGHTVALAGFPGAAAAVFLGVSASWGYFGFCIGAGAVIAALARNGKGGMAEESALTGIVQSFTLACGMLFVALYKGFLNGVNSLLFGSFLGVTSGDIAVLAAVAAVVLIVMALIGRPLLFASVDPSVADARGVPSRMLGVLFLVVLGATTAEVSQITGSLLVFALLVMPAATAQRVTARPALSLVLSVLFALAVTWFGLGAAYFSPYPIGFWITTFAFGCYLLANVYGFFARRRGTGRRRVAEVAMTVLGAS; this is translated from the coding sequence GTGCCCACTGACTCCGGACTGTCCTGGAACCCCGTCACCGACATCGACCAGATGTGGCAGCTGGACTCGATGGTCAGCGCCTACCGCGCCGGCACGATCGTCGCCGTCCTGGCGGCCGTCGTCGGCTGGTTCATGGTGCTGCGGCGGCAGACGTTCGCCGGGCACACGGTCGCCCTGGCCGGGTTCCCCGGCGCTGCGGCGGCTGTCTTTCTCGGTGTCAGCGCGTCGTGGGGTTACTTCGGGTTCTGCATCGGCGCCGGCGCGGTCATCGCGGCGTTGGCGCGCAACGGCAAGGGCGGTATGGCCGAGGAGTCCGCGCTCACCGGGATCGTGCAGTCCTTCACGCTGGCGTGCGGGATGCTGTTTGTCGCGCTGTACAAGGGATTCCTCAACGGTGTGAATTCCCTGCTGTTCGGCAGCTTCCTCGGCGTCACCTCCGGGGACATCGCAGTGCTGGCGGCGGTCGCCGCCGTGGTGCTGATCGTCATGGCCCTGATCGGACGGCCGCTGCTGTTCGCCTCGGTCGATCCGTCGGTCGCCGACGCCCGGGGTGTTCCGTCGCGGATGTTGGGCGTGCTGTTCCTGGTCGTGTTGGGCGCCACGACCGCCGAGGTATCGCAGATCACTGGTTCGTTGCTGGTGTTCGCGCTGTTGGTGATGCCCGCCGCGACGGCGCAGCGCGTCACCGCACGCCCCGCGCTGAGCCTGGTCCTGTCGGTGCTGTTCGCGCTGGCGGTGACGTGGTTCGGGCTCGGGGCGGCGTACTTCTCGCCGTATCCGATCGGGTTCTGGATCACCACGTTCGCGTTCGGTTGCTACCTGCTGGCGAACGTCTACGGATTCTTTGCGCGGCGGCGCGGAACTGGCCGCCGCCGCGTTGCGGAAGTAGCGATGACAGTCTTGGGGGCGTCATGA
- a CDS encoding metal ABC transporter permease has translation MISMFSHPFMVYALLGGTGIAAACGAVGFFLVLRAQVFTGDALSHVAFTGALAALAFGVDLRIGLFTATIAVALLLGALGRRGRADDVVIGNVFAWILGLGVFFLTMYTTNRSGSGSGNGSATINVLFGSILGLSSSQAQTALWIGLGVVAVLLFIARPLLFATLDEAVAAARGVPVRVLAFVFLALVGAATAEATQAVGALLLLGLVAAPAGTALVLTDRPFRGLGVAIVLAVGEMWVGLTLAYLVPRMPPSFSITAVGTFAYAAAMIYRSVNRRRAAVPASAASTASPVFPSPSRVRLRPSTASTTTHNTAAPHAKY, from the coding sequence ATGATCAGCATGTTCAGCCACCCGTTCATGGTCTACGCGCTGCTCGGCGGGACCGGCATCGCGGCGGCCTGCGGGGCGGTCGGGTTCTTCCTGGTGCTGCGCGCGCAGGTGTTCACCGGGGACGCGCTGTCGCATGTGGCGTTCACCGGAGCGCTGGCCGCGCTGGCGTTCGGCGTCGATCTGCGCATCGGCCTGTTCACCGCGACGATCGCCGTGGCGCTGCTGCTCGGCGCGCTGGGGCGGCGCGGACGGGCCGACGACGTGGTGATCGGCAACGTCTTCGCCTGGATTCTCGGGCTCGGCGTCTTCTTCCTCACGATGTACACGACCAACCGCTCGGGCTCCGGTTCCGGCAACGGCTCGGCGACGATCAACGTGCTGTTCGGCTCGATCCTCGGTCTGTCCTCATCGCAGGCGCAGACCGCGTTGTGGATCGGGCTCGGTGTGGTCGCGGTCCTGCTGTTCATCGCCCGACCGCTGCTGTTCGCGACGTTGGACGAGGCTGTGGCCGCCGCGCGCGGCGTGCCTGTCAGGGTTCTGGCATTCGTGTTCCTGGCTCTGGTCGGCGCGGCGACTGCGGAGGCGACGCAGGCGGTCGGTGCGTTGCTGCTGCTGGGGCTGGTCGCGGCGCCTGCCGGTACCGCGCTGGTGCTGACCGACCGGCCGTTCCGCGGGCTGGGCGTGGCGATCGTGCTGGCGGTGGGGGAGATGTGGGTCGGGTTGACGCTGGCCTATCTCGTGCCGCGGATGCCGCCGAGCTTCTCCATCACGGCGGTCGGGACTTTCGCGTACGCCGCCGCCATGATCTACCGGTCGGTCAACCGACGCCGCGCGGCGGTTCCAGCCTCAGCTGCCTCGACCGCCAGCCCCGTTTTCCCATCCCCTTCGCGTGTACGTCTGCGCCCCAGCACCGCCAGCACCACCACGCACAACACCGCCGCACCCCACGCGAAGTACTGA
- a CDS encoding ArsR/SmtB family transcription factor, translated as MASRTATDLTHPPRAAMTFTAVLAALSDPMRLAIVARLADIDPDAELPCGAIQLPVSKSTQSGHFRTLREAGVIHQRDAGTRRLNRLRRTDLDALFPGLLDLAIPQGRDVLATF; from the coding sequence ATGGCCAGCCGCACCGCCACCGACCTCACCCACCCGCCCCGCGCCGCCATGACGTTCACCGCGGTCCTCGCCGCCCTCAGCGACCCCATGCGCCTGGCCATCGTCGCCCGCCTCGCCGACATCGACCCCGACGCCGAACTCCCCTGCGGCGCCATCCAGCTGCCGGTCAGCAAATCCACCCAAAGCGGCCACTTCCGCACCCTCCGCGAAGCCGGCGTCATCCATCAACGCGACGCGGGCACCCGCCGCCTCAACCGCCTCCGCCGCACCGACCTCGACGCCCTCTTCCCCGGCCTCCTGGACCTGGCCATCCCTCAGGGCCGCGACGTCCTCGCCACCTTCTGA
- a CDS encoding SAM-dependent methyltransferase — protein sequence MDAIDVAELALSLPDIDPSQPSPARIYDFWLGGSQNFEADREAGRRAADAMPTLVGAIRANRAFLGRVVRHLAGTVGVSQFLDLGSGVPTAGNVHEVAMEVNPEARVVYVDVDQVAIAHARMLLSQTPNAVAILADLRRPDSVLAHPLLAQTLDLSKPVAILMNAVLHFVPDEDDPAGIVAAYVDASAPGSYLALSHAAPDLAHPGEQQQMLDDYQRSTRVPFINREPEVIEGWLSGLEIQPPGMVTVDQWQPEPNTVETPILRTYGVLARKPTS from the coding sequence ATGGACGCGATCGACGTTGCGGAGCTGGCTTTGAGTCTTCCGGACATTGACCCCTCCCAGCCAAGTCCGGCCCGCATCTACGACTTCTGGCTCGGTGGCAGCCAGAACTTCGAGGCGGACCGCGAAGCCGGCCGCCGTGCCGCCGACGCCATGCCCACGCTGGTCGGCGCGATCCGGGCCAACCGCGCCTTCCTCGGCCGCGTGGTCCGCCACCTGGCTGGCACGGTCGGCGTCAGCCAGTTCCTGGACCTGGGTTCCGGCGTGCCGACCGCGGGCAACGTCCACGAGGTCGCGATGGAGGTCAACCCCGAGGCGCGCGTCGTCTACGTGGACGTCGACCAGGTCGCCATCGCGCACGCCCGCATGCTCCTGTCGCAGACCCCCAACGCCGTGGCGATCCTGGCGGACCTGCGCCGTCCCGACAGCGTCCTGGCGCACCCGCTTCTGGCGCAGACCCTGGACCTGTCCAAGCCGGTCGCCATCTTGATGAACGCGGTCCTGCACTTCGTCCCCGACGAGGACGACCCGGCCGGCATCGTCGCCGCCTACGTCGACGCCTCCGCCCCGGGCAGCTACCTGGCCTTGTCGCACGCCGCCCCGGACCTGGCCCACCCCGGCGAACAGCAGCAGATGCTGGACGACTACCAGCGCTCCACGCGCGTACCGTTCATCAACCGCGAGCCCGAAGTGATCGAGGGCTGGCTGTCCGGCCTGGAGATCCAGCCGCCCGGGATGGTCACCGTCGACCAGTGGCAGCCCGAGCCGAACACCGTCGAGACGCCGATCCTGCGCACCTACGGCGTCCTGGCGCGCAAGCCGACGTCCTAG
- a CDS encoding copper resistance CopC/CopD family protein: MSLRLAPASWMGRRFLTVCAAVFAAVVVLAGPASAHAELVSATPSQGAVVRGEPTQVTLRFSEEIVLRLSAVKVIGPDGRRLDAGALRPGTSGADSMAVNLAPDARHGTFVVVWQVTAADDGHASSGTVMFAVGAASTPASVAGLGHNRLTSAVYDAGQWIGFAGLAMVGGVAALHTYRRREQVPGGDGSSSSSMLMGAAVSMDADAGAGARSEHAEAAGGLVVGDSNAGLRTEAGSSGAEIRAEAGGGDQAEAASATGVLASDRTEAAGTTGVLASNRTEPAGTTGVLASDRTEPAGATGVLAGDQAEAAGTTGVLAGDQAEAAGTTAVLASDRAEASAAPASVPTWPAALGWSLLVVGTLIQVAAYAPAARGLSVGHLLDRSLLSVTVGTREGHAFMARLLVLAVGAVVGDAVLRRARGAWLPLAFTVAVAATWGATGHAATGGGAGVAMVAVTVHVTAMAVWVGGLFVVAVLLAGGGQVVGAAVGRFSRLALGAVAMLVVTGVYQGWREVGSVSGLLDTTYGRLLLAKVAILLCVIGVARRSRGMVATWRGGGEGALRRNVMVELAGASVLLLLAVLLAGNAPAR; encoded by the coding sequence ATGTCACTGAGGCTGGCACCGGCGTCGTGGATGGGGCGACGGTTTCTGACGGTGTGCGCGGCGGTCTTCGCCGCGGTGGTGGTGCTGGCGGGACCGGCTTCGGCGCATGCGGAGCTGGTGTCGGCGACGCCATCGCAGGGTGCTGTCGTGCGCGGCGAGCCGACGCAGGTGACGCTGCGGTTCTCGGAGGAGATCGTGCTGCGGCTGAGTGCCGTGAAGGTGATCGGCCCGGACGGCCGCCGCCTGGACGCCGGGGCACTGCGCCCTGGCACATCCGGCGCCGACAGCATGGCGGTGAACCTCGCGCCCGACGCACGGCACGGCACGTTCGTGGTGGTATGGCAGGTCACGGCAGCCGACGACGGACACGCCAGCTCCGGCACCGTGATGTTCGCAGTCGGCGCGGCGAGCACCCCGGCCAGCGTGGCAGGACTCGGACACAACCGGCTCACCAGCGCGGTCTACGACGCCGGCCAGTGGATCGGCTTCGCGGGACTGGCGATGGTCGGCGGAGTCGCGGCGCTGCACACGTATCGGCGGCGGGAGCAGGTGCCGGGCGGGGACGGCAGTAGCAGTAGCAGCATGCTGATGGGTGCTGCGGTCAGCATGGACGCGGATGCTGGGGCTGGCGCCAGGTCGGAACACGCCGAGGCAGCAGGCGGCCTGGTTGTCGGCGACTCAAACGCCGGGCTCCGGACAGAAGCCGGGAGCTCAGGCGCCGAGATCAGGGCAGAAGCCGGCGGTGGGGATCAAGCCGAGGCAGCTAGCGCGACCGGTGTTCTCGCGAGCGATCGAACCGAAGCAGCTGGCACAACCGGTGTACTCGCAAGCAATCGAACCGAACCAGCTGGCACAACCGGTGTTCTCGCGAGCGATCGAACCGAACCAGCAGGCGCGACCGGTGTACTCGCAGGCGATCAAGCCGAAGCAGCTGGCACAACCGGTGTACTCGCAGGGGATCAAGCCGAGGCAGCTGGCACTACCGCTGTTCTCGCGAGCGATCGAGCCGAAGCATCAGCTGCGCCCGCCTCGGTCCCGACCTGGCCGGCGGCGCTCGGGTGGTCGCTGCTGGTTGTCGGGACGCTGATTCAGGTGGCTGCTTATGCGCCTGCTGCGCGGGGGTTGTCGGTTGGGCATTTGCTGGATCGGTCTTTGTTGTCGGTCACGGTGGGGACGCGGGAGGGGCATGCTTTCATGGCGCGGCTTTTGGTGCTGGCCGTGGGGGCTGTGGTGGGGGATGCGGTGTTGCGGCGGGCGCGGGGGGCTTGGTTGCCGTTGGCTTTCACTGTTGCGGTGGCGGCTACGTGGGGGGCTACCGGGCATGCGGCTACCGGGGGTGGGGCGGGGGTGGCGATGGTTGCGGTGACGGTGCATGTCACGGCGATGGCGGTGTGGGTTGGGGGGTTGTTCGTGGTGGCGGTGCTGTTGGCTGGTGGGGGTCAGGTTGTGGGTGCGGCGGTGGGGCGGTTCTCGCGGTTGGCGCTCGGGGCGGTCGCGATGCTGGTGGTGACCGGGGTGTATCAGGGGTGGCGGGAGGTGGGGAGTGTGAGCGGGCTGCTCGATACGACCTACGGCCGGCTCCTGCTCGCCAAGGTTGCGATCCTGTTGTGCGTGATCGGGGTCGCCAGGCGGTCGCGCGGGATGGTGGCGACGTGGCGCGGCGGGGGCGAAGGCGCGTTGCGGCGGAATGTGATGGTGGAGTTGGCGGGCGCGTCGGTGCTGCTTTTGTTGGCTGTGCTGCTGGCGGGGAACGCGCCCGCGCGCTGA
- a CDS encoding aldo/keto reductase, protein MTSASHSHSASDSAPTSTPDSTANAAASGTWQLGDRTIHRLGFGAMRLTGTGAFHNGTPRDRATSVAVVRRAVELGVNHIDTAAFYFSALRSANEIVNAALAPFGADEVLVATKVGPRRDRAGGWEDPARPEDLRGDVEQNLRELGRDHLDLVYLRNMGWDSLADHFGALAELREEGLIRNLGVSSISTEQLHETRAIAPVVSVQNKFGLDDTDSLDLLRTCGELGIAFVPFFAIAGSRAGSAEATSGQAPEPEEDRAAAIAEAHGVSPQQIRLAWTLSQGPHVLAIPGTGDLAHLEANITAGAIRLTDDELELLAKTA, encoded by the coding sequence GTGACTTCCGCTTCGCACTCGCACTCCGCCTCAGACTCCGCCCCAACCTCCACCCCAGACTCCACCGCGAACGCTGCCGCCTCCGGAACCTGGCAGCTCGGCGACCGCACGATCCACCGCCTCGGCTTCGGCGCCATGCGCCTGACCGGCACCGGCGCCTTCCACAACGGCACGCCCCGCGACCGCGCCACCTCCGTCGCCGTCGTCCGGCGCGCCGTCGAACTCGGCGTGAACCACATCGACACCGCGGCCTTCTACTTCTCCGCGCTCCGCTCCGCCAACGAGATCGTCAACGCCGCCCTCGCCCCCTTCGGCGCCGACGAAGTCCTCGTCGCCACCAAGGTGGGCCCGCGCCGCGACCGCGCCGGCGGCTGGGAGGACCCGGCACGCCCCGAGGACCTGCGCGGCGACGTCGAGCAGAACCTGCGCGAACTCGGCCGCGACCACCTGGACCTGGTCTACCTGCGCAACATGGGCTGGGACTCCCTCGCCGACCACTTCGGCGCCCTGGCCGAGCTGCGCGAGGAAGGCCTGATCCGGAACCTGGGCGTCTCCTCGATCTCGACCGAGCAGCTGCACGAGACGCGCGCCATCGCCCCGGTCGTGTCCGTCCAGAACAAGTTCGGCCTCGACGACACCGACTCCCTGGACCTGCTCCGCACCTGCGGCGAACTCGGCATCGCCTTCGTCCCCTTCTTCGCCATCGCCGGCTCCCGCGCCGGCTCCGCCGAAGCCACCTCCGGCCAGGCGCCCGAACCCGAGGAAGACCGCGCAGCCGCGATCGCCGAAGCCCACGGCGTCAGCCCGCAGCAGATCCGCCTAGCCTGGACGCTGTCTCAGGGCCCGCATGTCCTCGCCATCCCCGGAACCGGCGACCTCGCGCACCTGGAGGCGAACATCACCGCCGGCGCGATCCGCCTCACCGACGACGAGCTGGAGCTACTGGCCAAGACCGCCTGA
- a CDS encoding ABC transporter ATP-binding protein — MSGVLYQDASCIYPGSDTPAVDKLNLEIADGEFLVLVGPSGSGKSTALRMLAGLEEVSSGGIFIGDRDVTHLPPKDRDIAMVFQNYALYPHMTVAENMGFALKIAKVDKAAIAKRVQDAAKLLELTDYLGRKPKALSGGQRQRVAMGRAIVREPKVFLMDEPLSNLDAKLRVQTRTQIASLQRRLGITTVYVTHDQVEAMTMGDRVAVIKDGLLQQCDTPRGMYEKPANVFVAGFIGSPAMNLVEVPIVEDGVKLDGVVVPVSRDALGVATSSGASTLTLGVRPESFEMVGDAEGAIAMEVNLVEELGADAFAYTTAHVGDRDVDMILRVDARAVPMKGDTLYARPHGHETHLFSASTGERLEV; from the coding sequence ATGTCTGGTGTCCTCTATCAGGACGCGTCCTGCATCTATCCCGGGTCGGACACTCCTGCCGTCGACAAACTGAACCTGGAGATCGCCGATGGCGAGTTCCTGGTTCTGGTCGGTCCTTCCGGCTCGGGGAAGTCCACCGCACTGCGTATGCTCGCCGGCTTGGAAGAAGTGTCCTCCGGCGGGATCTTCATCGGCGATCGCGACGTCACGCACCTTCCGCCGAAGGACCGGGACATCGCGATGGTCTTCCAGAACTACGCGCTCTACCCGCACATGACCGTGGCCGAGAACATGGGCTTCGCGCTGAAGATCGCGAAGGTCGACAAGGCCGCCATCGCCAAGCGTGTTCAGGATGCTGCGAAACTGCTGGAACTCACCGACTACTTGGGCCGCAAGCCCAAGGCGCTGTCCGGTGGTCAGAGACAGCGTGTCGCGATGGGCCGCGCGATCGTCCGGGAGCCCAAGGTCTTCCTCATGGACGAGCCGCTGTCGAACCTGGACGCCAAGCTGCGCGTGCAGACGCGTACGCAGATCGCTTCGCTGCAACGCCGGCTGGGCATCACGACGGTCTACGTCACGCACGACCAGGTCGAGGCCATGACGATGGGCGACCGGGTCGCCGTCATCAAGGACGGTCTGCTGCAGCAGTGCGACACTCCGCGCGGCATGTATGAGAAGCCTGCGAATGTCTTCGTCGCCGGTTTCATCGGCTCGCCGGCGATGAACCTCGTCGAGGTGCCGATCGTCGAGGACGGTGTGAAGCTGGACGGCGTGGTCGTCCCGGTCTCCCGCGACGCCCTCGGCGTGGCCACCTCTTCCGGTGCCAGTACCCTGACACTCGGCGTGCGGCCGGAGTCCTTCGAGATGGTCGGCGACGCCGAAGGGGCGATCGCCATGGAGGTCAACCTGGTCGAGGAGCTCGGCGCCGACGCCTTCGCCTACACGACCGCGCACGTCGGCGACCGCGACGTCGACATGATCCTGCGGGTGGACGCCCGCGCCGTCCCGATGAAGGGCGACACCCTCTACGCCCGGCCGCACGGCCATGAGACGCACCTGTTCTCGGCGAGCACCGGCGAGCGGCTGGAGGTCTGA
- a CDS encoding maleylpyruvate isomerase family mycothiol-dependent enzyme, with protein sequence MPENLEFPELLRLLGEQAATLRATIASAPALDVKVPTCPEWTLLDLVRHMAEVQSFWAAVADAGPADTPPGSPSDFVDAAPDEREALLAWSAAATQRLRDSLRAAGPDAACWTWWDTSDSPQTAGVVARHQLLEMSVHTYDAQNAVGAPLPLPTDVALDSIPHFLSTCCANSTPWPHEPAALEFQASEGRSWRLTLSADGAHHTRVPASATMTAGTTAVRGTASELVMVLYSRLQITDLTVDGDPHLFELLRDWEPD encoded by the coding sequence GTGCCCGAGAATCTGGAGTTCCCCGAGCTGCTGCGGCTCCTCGGCGAGCAGGCGGCGACCCTGCGCGCCACGATCGCGTCCGCGCCCGCGCTGGACGTGAAGGTGCCGACGTGTCCTGAGTGGACGCTGCTGGATCTGGTGCGGCACATGGCCGAGGTGCAGAGTTTCTGGGCCGCCGTCGCCGATGCCGGTCCGGCGGACACTCCCCCGGGATCCCCGTCGGATTTCGTGGACGCCGCGCCGGATGAGCGCGAAGCTTTGCTGGCATGGTCCGCTGCGGCGACACAGCGGCTGCGGGACTCGTTGCGCGCCGCCGGTCCGGACGCCGCGTGTTGGACGTGGTGGGACACCTCGGATTCGCCGCAGACCGCCGGCGTCGTCGCCCGGCACCAGCTGCTCGAGATGAGCGTGCACACCTACGACGCCCAGAACGCCGTCGGCGCCCCGCTGCCCCTGCCGACCGATGTGGCACTCGACAGCATCCCGCACTTCCTGTCGACCTGCTGCGCGAACTCGACGCCTTGGCCGCACGAGCCCGCAGCGTTGGAGTTTCAGGCCTCTGAGGGTCGATCCTGGCGCCTCACGCTCTCAGCCGATGGCGCGCATCACACGCGCGTTCCGGCTTCCGCCACGATGACGGCGGGCACCACAGCTGTTCGTGGCACCGCGTCGGAGTTGGTCATGGTTCTGTATAGCCGGCTTCAGATCACGGATCTGACCGTCGACGGCGACCCGCACCTCTTCGAGCTGTTGCGGGACTGGGAGCCGGATTAG
- a CDS encoding universal stress protein, with the protein MFELGTDGPLVIMAGVDGSESSVRAAAYAAGLARRQGAKLALVFIQPYPASVSASAASEMIAAGRATAEDLRRQMEEAIERLPVGTVARWEFYTGEGDPFRGLCDFAVKLRADAVVIGASQKTGHRIVGSVAVRLVKAGKWPVTVVP; encoded by the coding sequence ATGTTCGAACTGGGTACGGACGGGCCGCTCGTGATCATGGCGGGCGTCGACGGCTCCGAGAGCTCCGTCCGCGCCGCCGCGTATGCCGCGGGCCTGGCCCGCCGCCAGGGCGCGAAGCTGGCGCTGGTCTTCATCCAGCCCTACCCGGCCAGCGTCTCGGCTTCGGCCGCCTCGGAGATGATCGCCGCCGGCCGCGCCACCGCCGAGGATCTGCGCCGCCAGATGGAGGAGGCCATAGAGCGCCTGCCGGTGGGCACCGTCGCACGCTGGGAGTTCTACACCGGCGAGGGCGATCCGTTCCGCGGGCTGTGCGACTTCGCGGTGAAGCTGCGGGCCGACGCCGTGGTGATCGGCGCCTCGCAGAAGACCGGGCACCGGATCGTCGGCTCGGTCGCGGTGCGGCTGGTGAAGGCCGGCAAGTGGCCGGTGACGGTGGTCCCGTAA